From the genome of Papaver somniferum cultivar HN1 unplaced genomic scaffold, ASM357369v1 unplaced-scaffold_21, whole genome shotgun sequence:
ACCGAATGTTTCGTGAATGAACGAGTTGTTttgagattttatttttattttttttatgtttatcGTTATTTTCGGTTAGGGGGGATGACtgatttttaaatttatttattgtaTTTTCTTATTCGTCTGCTGAAGGCCATCTTAAAGGCTCCGAAAGGAATGCAAGGAGGAATTCCTATATGTTTCCCACAGGTATAACCATCCGTCCTTGTATTTCTCAAGTGGTATTCAATGCTTTTTAGTCTATTCAAAGATGAACGTCTATATGCCTTAGTTGATCCGTCTTTTATGACTATATTTCAACTATTTTAAAGTTTGGAAGTTGTGGGTTGCTGGAGAAAAATGGGTTCGCAAGGAATAAAATTTGGACCATTGATGACAATCCTCCTCCTCTTCCCACCAACGACTCAACTGGTAAAGCTTTTGTTGATTTGCTGCTTAAACCGTCCGAAGAGGATTTGAAAAGCTGGCCTCATAGGTATGATGTTGTTGGATATTTTAGAAAACTCTGACTTATGGCATCTATCCTTTGCTTAAACTTGAATTAATAGCGCCACAAACTTTTTCATTTTTTACTGTTCGAGTCATTGGTAATCATCAATGGTTATGTGCTAGTACTTTATACCGACCTCAACATGTTCGTACTATACTACGTGTTCagtagaagaagaaacaacaatgTGGAAGTCCACAGAGGAAATAATGTcggatattcattgcatataGCTAATACAGTGTCCACTGGCTAGAGAAAAAGGGCCTCTGACATTTTTCACGGGGTTAGCTTTAAAGCCTCCTGATGCTGATGTTTCTGTTGGATATTATCAAACTAATTTGATGGTTGATTCAGCACAGGACCACTCTGATTCTCTCTGGAACTGTAACGGTGTGTGTTCAGTTTGTGGTCCATGTACAGTTCATTGTTTTGGTTTAGCTAGTGAAATAAATAGTTTGGTCGCTTTCAAATTCATTTGGGTTTTTTGATGAATCCTGAAAACATCTTAAACTCTGGAAAAAGAACTGTTGTTTCAACATTTCGAGTGAAATGTTATCCATAGACCAATTGATTGTCTCGGGCAGTCTTTGACAGCTTGGTTTTCAAATTGTGGACCAAATGTGGTCTATTGTAGCTAGCCTTGAGACATTCTCAGTTATGCTCGTTTGACATCCCACGAGAATTTCTATTTTTGTTAGATGTCCTGCTATTAACTTTTGTCCGTTAGGGTAGTTATTTATTACTAACCAAAAAAATGCTATTGCCATTTCAGTTTTGAGTTCCGCCTTAGGGTTTCTCTTGCCACCAACGGGGACCTCACCATGATTTCACGCATTAGGAACATCGATTCCAAGCCATTTAGCTTCTCATTTGCATATCACACATATCTCTCTGTTTCCGATATCAGGTATACTAGAGCGCTTCTTGTTTGATCAAGATTGTTAATTTTTCATGAATCAAGTGTGTGGTGTAATACTTTCATAATGTCATGGCTTAAATTCACAGTGAAGTGAGAATAGAAGGTTTGGAAACACTCGACTATCTTGATTACCTTTGCCAGAAAGAGCGATTTACAGAACAAGGAGATGCAATTACATTTGAAAATGAGGTAAAAAAAATGCAATCTGCAGTAACATCTCTGAAAACCCTTTTGATCATCGTGACTACGTGCTCATCCAAGTTCATGAAATGCGCAGGTCGATCGAGTTTATCTAAGTTCTCCAAACATAGTCGCAGTCCTTGACCATGAAAAGAAGCGGACATTTGTTATCCGTAAAGAAGGCCTTCCTGATGTTGGTAAGATGGTTCTCTTTTTTTGTTCGTTCTTCAAGGTTACCACCCAGTAACTCCGATTTTGGTTCCTGTCGCTCGTAATAACTTTGGTTGTTTTCCACTCAGTCGTATGGAACCCATGGGAGAAGAAATCAAAAACCATGACAGATTTTGGGGACGAGGAGTACAAACAGATGCTCTGTGTTGATGCTGCAGTAATTGAGAAACCAATCATGTTGAAGCCAGGTGAAGAATGGAAAGGTCGATTAGGAATCACTGTCGTGCCTTCCAGTTATTGCAGTGAACACGATCCTTGTCTGAGTGGACTTTGAAACAGCGAGAAATCCACACCGAAAAAATGGTAGTAATAACTATATTTATTCACGTTGTTATTGCCTTGTAATTTCCTAGAGTACTGAAATCTGTAGAGCAGATGGTTGCGGTGAAAAACATGCTTTTCAGTTGTTCTTTTGGCAACAGCCATGGTTGTGAATGAAAAAACCTCTTGTCAATCGAAAATGAGAGTTTacaatttctctttttcttctcaaATCAAAATGGTTTGATTGTAAACTCAAGCTGCATAAATACAGAGGTCACccagattttttcttttttttaagcaATCCCAGGTGTCCTATGTTTGCCAGAACTTAGTTTGGCGACACTTTTTGAAGTAGATTAGAGTGTGTTTAGCAAAGGCAGGGGCAGAGACGGACACGGCAAGGATACACAATTGCCTTCCCTGTTGGGCTGGCTCACCGAGCCCATGTTTGTCTATCCTAAGACTGAGTCCTATGGGCTCTTTTTGAAGTAGATTAGAGTGTGATTAGACTAACTGCATGTAATCCTCTTCACATGCATTTACATCTTCACCAAGAGGTACACAATCACGTAAAGGTATGTAGTAATTACTAAGTTCATTCCAATGTCCGGAGTTGGTTCATGTTTTGGAACAAAATAATTCTCGGCGTCTTTGTTCCTCGAACCAGCAAATTGGAATTTTCATTCTCGACGTCGTGATCCATTTGGACACAAGAATGTTGTCTTAGTATTCTTCTTGGATTACATATTACATAGCTGTTTGGATGCCAAATTGGTCCATAGTAAGGCAAGACGGTAGAGTAACCATTCATATCTTCTTCATATACAGGGACACCATCGGGTACCGCGTCTGGGTGAAATACCACATCGTTCACCGTTAGATTATCCAATTTCTCCCTCAACGAAGTcaactgctcttctttagacTTCTTTTATGCGTCCAAAAGCACCCATTTTCCTGCTGTAGGTTTTCCATAGGGATAAAGTGTCATTTCCATAGCCAATCCCAATGAAGGGAAGTGGTCGTAGATCCAAACCTATGCGAAAAAACGAAAATATTAACCACATATATGAAAACTGAATTGGAAGCAGAAAATTTTGGCGAATAATTTGTTAATTAACAATGTAGAAGGTCACCTGAATAAGAGttaagtaacctccaatttgagtTGTCTTAATCCTCGACCCTTTTCTCATCTCTCCTAGAACAAATGCAAGCGCCACTGACTAGAGTAGTTGTTTATCTCATCGATATTCTCCAAAAGTTGTAGATAATGTGTATCCACCCTATTTCCAGGAGTGTCGGGGAAAATGACAGTTCCTACCTGATATAACCAATAAGCGGTAACATGGTGCTTAAGCGTCTTCTCGTCCATCACCAGCTTTCCCTTCTTTACCTTCTGAGATGTCCCTTCAAATGCTTTCTTCAACTTTACCAACTTGAATTTATTGACCATCTTCTTCAAGGCTCCATCTTCGTCTTTGGGATTATACTCATCGCCACGTTTAGGAGACTTCACAGCACATCTAAACTAACATTGGGCCTTTCTTGCATCCCATCCTAGATACTTTAGAACCAATGCTTAAAGAGCTTTATAATGCATCGAGGGGTCGTAGCCTTCTCAAAGACATTTAC
Proteins encoded in this window:
- the LOC113340195 gene encoding putative glucose-6-phosphate 1-epimerase, which produces MGHSAAVWDQRAAIEVTKDWNGIDQVVLRSPRGASARISLYGGQVSSWRNDRGEELLFTSSKAILKAPKGMQGGIPICFPQFGSCGLLEKNGFARNKIWTIDDNPPPLPTNDSTGKAFVDLLLKPSEEDLKSWPHSFEFRLRVSLATNGDLTMISRIRNIDSKPFSFSFAYHTYLSVSDISEVRIEGLETLDYLDYLCQKERFTEQGDAITFENEVDRVYLSSPNIVAVLDHEKKRTFVIRKEGLPDVVVWNPWEKKSKTMTDFGDEEYKQMLCVDAAVIEKPIMLKPGEEWKGRLGITVVPSSYCSEHDPCLSGL